Proteins found in one Hoplias malabaricus isolate fHopMal1 chromosome 17, fHopMal1.hap1, whole genome shotgun sequence genomic segment:
- the spata4 gene encoding spermatogenesis-associated protein 4 isoform X2: MAYSQPPKRTGLPREIFKWLQSLDLSFSPKNIRRDFSNGYLVAEIFSRFYPEDFPMHSYGNGASLATKQGNWSQIERVLTKKHLSLKKEAIEGTIHCKPAAAEALVQEIYTLMTNRRIRTLQEGALDFTDQSYQDQLPIVARATASKAIKNNLRLSEEMAEPNITANQQKVQTIIHRHVERRKEERNLDPKRFGVKPTLGEQAVRLPPTSVQNDTELYNKTSSASSGTIPLLYSVILSRSSIWSELWRDQTLAGGHTGPYVLKKISKCSMNICFKCFYIPLNIHSIIF; encoded by the exons ATGGCTTATTCTCAGCCTCCTAAGAGAACTGGCCTTCCCAGAGAAATCTTCAAGTGGCTCCAAAGCCTTGATTTGTCTTTTTCTCCGAAGAATATTCGCCG AGACTTCTCCAATGGGTATCTTGTGGCAGAGATCTTTTCCAGATTCTATCCAGAAGATTTCCCTATGCACTCCTATGGAAATGGGGCATCATTGGCCACAAAGCAGGGCAACTGGTCTCAGATTGAGAGA GTTTTAACGAAAAAGCACCTCAGTCTTAAGAAGGAAGCTATAGAAGGTACAATTCACTGCAAACCTGCAGCAGCAGAGGCTTTAGTGCAGGAGATATACACCCTGATGACCAATAGGAG GATCAGAACTTTACAGGAGGGGGCGCTGGATTTCACAGATCAGAGCTACCAAGACCAGTTGCCAATAGTGGCTCGAGCCACGGCTTCCAAAGCCATCAAAAACAATCTGCGGCTCAGTGAAGAGATGGCTGAGCCCAACATCACGGCAAACCAGCAGAAGGTCCAGACCATCATTCACCGGCATGTGGAGCGGAGGAAGGAGGAGAGGAACCTTGATCCCA AGCGTTTTGGTGTGAAGCCCACGCTGGGCGAGCAGGCTGTTAGACTGCCCCCCACCAGTGTCCAGAATGACACAGAACTCTACAACAAGACCAGCAGTGCCAGCA GTGGGACAATACCCCTATTATATTCTGTGATTCTGTCTAGATCTAGTATTTGGAGTGAACTCTGGAGAGACCAGACACTGGCAGGCGGACACACCGGCCCTTATGTCTTGAAGAAGATTTCTAAATGCAGCATGAACATTTGTTTCAAATGCTTTTATATTCCATTGAATATACACTCAATTATTTTCTGa
- the spata4 gene encoding spermatogenesis-associated protein 4 isoform X1 → MAYSQPPKRTGLPREIFKWLQSLDLSFSPKNIRRDFSNGYLVAEIFSRFYPEDFPMHSYGNGASLATKQGNWSQIERVSCKLCKVLTKKHLSLKKEAIEGTIHCKPAAAEALVQEIYTLMTNRRIRTLQEGALDFTDQSYQDQLPIVARATASKAIKNNLRLSEEMAEPNITANQQKVQTIIHRHVERRKEERNLDPKRFGVKPTLGEQAVRLPPTSVQNDTELYNKTSSASSGTIPLLYSVILSRSSIWSELWRDQTLAGGHTGPYVLKKISKCSMNICFKCFYIPLNIHSIIF, encoded by the exons ATGGCTTATTCTCAGCCTCCTAAGAGAACTGGCCTTCCCAGAGAAATCTTCAAGTGGCTCCAAAGCCTTGATTTGTCTTTTTCTCCGAAGAATATTCGCCG AGACTTCTCCAATGGGTATCTTGTGGCAGAGATCTTTTCCAGATTCTATCCAGAAGATTTCCCTATGCACTCCTATGGAAATGGGGCATCATTGGCCACAAAGCAGGGCAACTGGTCTCAGATTGAGAGAGTTAGTTGCAAGCTGTGTAAA GTTTTAACGAAAAAGCACCTCAGTCTTAAGAAGGAAGCTATAGAAGGTACAATTCACTGCAAACCTGCAGCAGCAGAGGCTTTAGTGCAGGAGATATACACCCTGATGACCAATAGGAG GATCAGAACTTTACAGGAGGGGGCGCTGGATTTCACAGATCAGAGCTACCAAGACCAGTTGCCAATAGTGGCTCGAGCCACGGCTTCCAAAGCCATCAAAAACAATCTGCGGCTCAGTGAAGAGATGGCTGAGCCCAACATCACGGCAAACCAGCAGAAGGTCCAGACCATCATTCACCGGCATGTGGAGCGGAGGAAGGAGGAGAGGAACCTTGATCCCA AGCGTTTTGGTGTGAAGCCCACGCTGGGCGAGCAGGCTGTTAGACTGCCCCCCACCAGTGTCCAGAATGACACAGAACTCTACAACAAGACCAGCAGTGCCAGCA GTGGGACAATACCCCTATTATATTCTGTGATTCTGTCTAGATCTAGTATTTGGAGTGAACTCTGGAGAGACCAGACACTGGCAGGCGGACACACCGGCCCTTATGTCTTGAAGAAGATTTCTAAATGCAGCATGAACATTTGTTTCAAATGCTTTTATATTCCATTGAATATACACTCAATTATTTTCTGa
- the spata4 gene encoding spermatogenesis-associated protein 4 isoform X3, whose amino-acid sequence MAYSQPPKRTGLPREIFKWLQSLDLSFSPKNIRRDFSNGYLVAEIFSRFYPEDFPMHSYGNGASLATKQGNWSQIERVSCKLCKVLTKKHLSLKKEAIEGTIHCKPAAAEALVQEIYTLMTNRRIRTLQEGALDFTDQSYQDQLPIVARATASKAIKNNLRLSEEMAEPNITANQQKVQTIIHRHVERRKEERNLDPKRFGVKPTLGEQAVRLPPTSVQNDTELYNKTSSASNLVFGVNSGETRHWQADTPALMS is encoded by the exons ATGGCTTATTCTCAGCCTCCTAAGAGAACTGGCCTTCCCAGAGAAATCTTCAAGTGGCTCCAAAGCCTTGATTTGTCTTTTTCTCCGAAGAATATTCGCCG AGACTTCTCCAATGGGTATCTTGTGGCAGAGATCTTTTCCAGATTCTATCCAGAAGATTTCCCTATGCACTCCTATGGAAATGGGGCATCATTGGCCACAAAGCAGGGCAACTGGTCTCAGATTGAGAGAGTTAGTTGCAAGCTGTGTAAA GTTTTAACGAAAAAGCACCTCAGTCTTAAGAAGGAAGCTATAGAAGGTACAATTCACTGCAAACCTGCAGCAGCAGAGGCTTTAGTGCAGGAGATATACACCCTGATGACCAATAGGAG GATCAGAACTTTACAGGAGGGGGCGCTGGATTTCACAGATCAGAGCTACCAAGACCAGTTGCCAATAGTGGCTCGAGCCACGGCTTCCAAAGCCATCAAAAACAATCTGCGGCTCAGTGAAGAGATGGCTGAGCCCAACATCACGGCAAACCAGCAGAAGGTCCAGACCATCATTCACCGGCATGTGGAGCGGAGGAAGGAGGAGAGGAACCTTGATCCCA AGCGTTTTGGTGTGAAGCCCACGCTGGGCGAGCAGGCTGTTAGACTGCCCCCCACCAGTGTCCAGAATGACACAGAACTCTACAACAAGACCAGCAGTGCCAGCA ATCTAGTATTTGGAGTGAACTCTGGAGAGACCAGACACTGGCAGGCGGACACACCGGCCCTTATGTCTTGA
- the asb5a gene encoding ankyrin repeat and SOCS box protein 5, whose product MSESTEQYRPFAAQLSNVYFTILALFCCKLFIRITLNLLTHFYIIKGNRREAARISAEFYGQGHGSWADRSPLHDAASQGRLLALKILIAQGHSVNALTIDHVSPLHEACLGNHVSCATALIDAGANVNVMTIDGVTPLYNACSSGSVTCLELLLESGARPQVLAPCQPSPIHEAASRGHSQCVEMLISWGADVDYEMRNMGTPLYTACRCREFVCARKLLDGGANVQRGRLIETPLHAAAEKDSVGIVKLLLEFGADVNARNLSLKRPAEVAPPGGLTEGFLLIYEATPRSLSQICRQRIRECLGRTGLHLIPHLPLPNALKTFLQYR is encoded by the exons ATGTCGGAGAGCACAGAGCAATACAGGCCCTTTGCGGCTCAGCTGTCCAACGTTTACTTCACCATCCTTGCACTGTTCTGCTGCAAACTCTTCATCAGGATCACTCTCAACCTGCTCACACACTTCTATATCATCAAAGGAAACCGCAGGGAAGCGGCCCGGATATCGGCCGAGTTTTATGGCCAAGGGCACG GGTCATGGGCTGACCGTTCCCCCCTTCATGATGCTGCAAGCCAAGGACGACTCTTGGCCCTAAAGATCCTCATTGCCCAA ggtcacagtgtgaaCGCACTAACAATAGACCATGTAAGCCCTCTGCATGAAGCTTGCCTTGGGAACCATGTGTCCTGTGCCACAGCACTCATCGATGCTGGAGCCAAC gTAAACGTGATGACCATTGACGGTGTGACACCTTTATATAATGCCTGTTCGTCTGGCAGTGTGACGTGTTTGGAGCTGCTGCTGGAAAGTGGAGCCAGACCACAGGTCCTAGCACCATGCCAACCATCCCCCATCCATGAAGCTGCCAGCAGAG GCCACAGTCAGTGTGTAGAGATGCTCATTTCCTGGGGCGCAGATGTGGATTATGAAATGCGAAACATGGGAACCCCGCTCTACACAGCCTGCAGATGCAGAGAGTTTGTCTGCGCTCGCAAGTTGCTGGACGGGG GAGCAAACGTTCAGCGCGGAAGGCTGATAGAGACTCCTCTGCATGCTGCAGCTGAAAAGGACAGTGTAGGAATCGTGAAGCTCCTGCTGGAATTCGGTGCAGATGTTAATGCGCGAAACTTGAGTTTGAAGCGGCCAGCGGAAGTGGCGCCTCCTGGAGGCCTTACTGAGGGATTCTTACTCATCTATGAAG CTACACCCCGGTCTCTCAGTCAGATTTGCCGTCAACGAATCAGAGAGTGTCTAGGCCGCACTGGACTCCATCTCATTCCACACTTACCCCTCCCTAATGCACTAAAGACATTTTTGCAGTACAGatag
- the neil3 gene encoding endonuclease 8-like 3 isoform X2 — MARNDSAGAGGSFQCFTGCSYTGVQTLGKELFIYFGLRALRVHFGMNGSMRINHTERRDSKGNMPTLFIQLTKDTVCFFDSTVEIRLSEDCDEKCREMASLDICSASFSMSRAVDVVCAQHGRMVCDVLLDQAVLPGVGNIIKNEALFNSGINPAVKVNQLSSEQVKHLIKMTRDFTLLFYQCRKTGSALNRHCKVYKRSSCVQCSGTVTVCRLGNDNRMTYFCQHCQTEDMTELDVSKLRSLSIMMGWTQKDEGSSEHIAKREEEEWTCNLCTLINQPVSKSCEACLSPRPVVSRDLAEQSPFPRALIRYPCNSFSSPQPQLKLNRRAAFGNTTLVLTDLSTNPAAAQRSPLPDKQLELQHSRSSAGIGTEPTQNTSDYPSQPSKRRKTEVGHFHGGVLQHNTLNIKSGSHGHTASTSSTPCCTTHRQPSILRVVSKVGENKGRQFYTCSLPRGSQCNFFEWADLHFPLCHHGKRTLMRTVLKLGPNNGRNFCVCPLKQGQQCDFFQWVENGPSRC; from the exons ATGGCT AGAAATGACTCCGCTGGAGCTGGAggttctttccagtgtttcACTGGCTGCTCTTACACAGGAGTGCAGACACTCGGCAAAGAGCTCTTCATCTACTTCGGTCTCAGAGCTCTGAG GGTGCACTTTGGCATGAATGGGTCGATGCGTATAAACCATACTGAGCGACGGGACAGCAAGGGAAACATGCCAACTCTCTTCATCCAGCTCACCAAGGACACAGTCTGCTTCTTTGACTCCACTGTGGAAATCCG aTTGTCAGAGGATTGTGACGAGAAGTGTCGTGAGATGGCAAGTTTGGATATTTGTTCTGCGAGTTTCAGCATGTCTCGTGCAGTGGATGTGGTGTGTGCACAGCATGGCAGGATGGTGTGTGATGTTCTGCTGGATCAGGCCGTCCTGCCCGGTGTCggaaacataataaaaaatgaagCACTCTTCAACAGTGGCATCAACCCTGCTGTCAag GTGAACCAGCTGAGCAGTGAACAGGTTAAGCATCTAATAAAAATGACACGAGACTTCACTCTACTCTTTTATCAG TGTCGTAAGACTGGTTCCGCACTGAATCGGCACTGTAAGGTGTATAAGAGGTCCAGCTGTGTTCAGTGCAGCGGAACAGTTACTGTCTGTCGCTTAGGAAACGACAACAGGATGACGTACTTTTGCCAGCACTGTCAGACTGAAGATATGACTGAGCTTGATGTCAG TAAGCTCCGTAGTCTCAGTATTATGATGGGATGGACACAGAAAGATGAAGGCAGCAGTGAGCACATTGCTaagagggaggaagaggagtgGACGTGTAACCTTTGCACTTTGATTAACCAACCAGTCAGCAAATCTTGTGAAGCTTGTCTGAGTCCTCGGCCTGTTG TTTCTAGAGATTTGGCAGAGCAGTCACCTTTCCCCAGGGCTCTGATCCGCTACCCCTGCAACAGCTTCTCCAGTCCTCAGCCTCAGCTGAAACTGAACCGCAGAGCAGCATTCGGAAACACCACTCTGGTCCTCACCGATCTCAGCACAAACCCAGCTGCAGCTCAGAGGAGTCCTCTTCCAGATAAACAGCTGGAACTCCAGCACAGCAGGAGCAGTGCTGGGATTGGGACAgagcccacacaaaacacatctGATTATCCCAGCCAGCCCAGcaagagaagaaaaacagaagTTGGACATTTTCATGGAGGGGTCTTGCAGCACAATACCCTGAACATTAAAAG TGGCTCCCATGGCCACACAGCATCCACATCCTcaactccctgctgcaccacccaccGCCAGCCCAGCATCTTAAGGGTGGTCAGTAAAGTGGGAGAGAACAAAGGGAGGCAGTTCTACACCTGCTCCTTACCCAGGGGATCTCAGTGCAACTTCTTTGAG TGGGCAGACCTGCACTTCCCTTTATGTCACCATGGCAAACGCACCCTTATGAGAACCGTTTTGAAACTGGGACCAAACAATGGCCGAAACTTTTGTGTGTGTCCGTTAAAGCAAGGTCAGCAATGTGACTTCTTCCAGTgggtggaaaatggcccaagcAGATGTTAA
- the neil3 gene encoding endonuclease 8-like 3 isoform X1, with protein MVEGPGCTLNGERIRAKIQKGQKVLKIHSSSTTRNDSAGAGGSFQCFTGCSYTGVQTLGKELFIYFGLRALRVHFGMNGSMRINHTERRDSKGNMPTLFIQLTKDTVCFFDSTVEIRLSEDCDEKCREMASLDICSASFSMSRAVDVVCAQHGRMVCDVLLDQAVLPGVGNIIKNEALFNSGINPAVKVNQLSSEQVKHLIKMTRDFTLLFYQCRKTGSALNRHCKVYKRSSCVQCSGTVTVCRLGNDNRMTYFCQHCQTEDMTELDVSKLRSLSIMMGWTQKDEGSSEHIAKREEEEWTCNLCTLINQPVSKSCEACLSPRPVVSRDLAEQSPFPRALIRYPCNSFSSPQPQLKLNRRAAFGNTTLVLTDLSTNPAAAQRSPLPDKQLELQHSRSSAGIGTEPTQNTSDYPSQPSKRRKTEVGHFHGGVLQHNTLNIKSGSHGHTASTSSTPCCTTHRQPSILRVVSKVGENKGRQFYTCSLPRGSQCNFFEWADLHFPLCHHGKRTLMRTVLKLGPNNGRNFCVCPLKQGQQCDFFQWVENGPSRC; from the exons ATGGTGGAAGGACCCGGATGCACCCTGAACGGAGAGAGAATCCGCGCGAAAATCCAAAAAGGACAAAAAGTGCTAAAAATACATAGCTCCTCGACAACA AGAAATGACTCCGCTGGAGCTGGAggttctttccagtgtttcACTGGCTGCTCTTACACAGGAGTGCAGACACTCGGCAAAGAGCTCTTCATCTACTTCGGTCTCAGAGCTCTGAG GGTGCACTTTGGCATGAATGGGTCGATGCGTATAAACCATACTGAGCGACGGGACAGCAAGGGAAACATGCCAACTCTCTTCATCCAGCTCACCAAGGACACAGTCTGCTTCTTTGACTCCACTGTGGAAATCCG aTTGTCAGAGGATTGTGACGAGAAGTGTCGTGAGATGGCAAGTTTGGATATTTGTTCTGCGAGTTTCAGCATGTCTCGTGCAGTGGATGTGGTGTGTGCACAGCATGGCAGGATGGTGTGTGATGTTCTGCTGGATCAGGCCGTCCTGCCCGGTGTCggaaacataataaaaaatgaagCACTCTTCAACAGTGGCATCAACCCTGCTGTCAag GTGAACCAGCTGAGCAGTGAACAGGTTAAGCATCTAATAAAAATGACACGAGACTTCACTCTACTCTTTTATCAG TGTCGTAAGACTGGTTCCGCACTGAATCGGCACTGTAAGGTGTATAAGAGGTCCAGCTGTGTTCAGTGCAGCGGAACAGTTACTGTCTGTCGCTTAGGAAACGACAACAGGATGACGTACTTTTGCCAGCACTGTCAGACTGAAGATATGACTGAGCTTGATGTCAG TAAGCTCCGTAGTCTCAGTATTATGATGGGATGGACACAGAAAGATGAAGGCAGCAGTGAGCACATTGCTaagagggaggaagaggagtgGACGTGTAACCTTTGCACTTTGATTAACCAACCAGTCAGCAAATCTTGTGAAGCTTGTCTGAGTCCTCGGCCTGTTG TTTCTAGAGATTTGGCAGAGCAGTCACCTTTCCCCAGGGCTCTGATCCGCTACCCCTGCAACAGCTTCTCCAGTCCTCAGCCTCAGCTGAAACTGAACCGCAGAGCAGCATTCGGAAACACCACTCTGGTCCTCACCGATCTCAGCACAAACCCAGCTGCAGCTCAGAGGAGTCCTCTTCCAGATAAACAGCTGGAACTCCAGCACAGCAGGAGCAGTGCTGGGATTGGGACAgagcccacacaaaacacatctGATTATCCCAGCCAGCCCAGcaagagaagaaaaacagaagTTGGACATTTTCATGGAGGGGTCTTGCAGCACAATACCCTGAACATTAAAAG TGGCTCCCATGGCCACACAGCATCCACATCCTcaactccctgctgcaccacccaccGCCAGCCCAGCATCTTAAGGGTGGTCAGTAAAGTGGGAGAGAACAAAGGGAGGCAGTTCTACACCTGCTCCTTACCCAGGGGATCTCAGTGCAACTTCTTTGAG TGGGCAGACCTGCACTTCCCTTTATGTCACCATGGCAAACGCACCCTTATGAGAACCGTTTTGAAACTGGGACCAAACAATGGCCGAAACTTTTGTGTGTGTCCGTTAAAGCAAGGTCAGCAATGTGACTTCTTCCAGTgggtggaaaatggcccaagcAGATGTTAA